Genomic window (Deltaproteobacteria bacterium):
AGGCCTGCGGCGGCGCGCCGCCGCGCCGCCGCGTCGAGCGGGCATAGACAATACGTTACATTCCGGAGGCAGGTAAACATATGGCGCTCAGTCTGGCCAACATTATCGAACAGGTGGGGAAGGACAAGGGCATAGGCAAGGAGGTCCTCATCGACGCCCTGGAGTCGGCCATGCTCAAGGCCGCCGAAAAGAGGTTCGGAGCCACAAAGGACATCGAGGCCCATTACGCCGAGGACAGGGGCGAGATAGAGCTCTTCGTCTTCAAGACCGTGGTGGAGGAGGTCGAGGACCCGGACCTGGAGATGACGCTCGAAGAGGCGAGGGAGCTCGACCCAGAGGCCGTCATAGGCGACAGCATAGGCGTCAAGCTCAACGCCAGCGAGTTCGGACGCATAGACGCCCAGACGGCCAAGCAGATCATCATTCAGAAGGTCCGCGAGGCCGAGCGCGAGCTCGTCTATAACGAGTACAGCTCCAAGAAGGGCGAGATAATAACGGGCATAGTCCAGCGCTTCGAGAAGGGCGACATGATAGTGGACCTCGGCAGGACCGAGGCGCTGCTGCCCCGCAAGGAGCAGGTGCGGCGCGAGGGCTACCGTCAGGGCGAGAGGATCCGCGGACTGGTCATCGACGTGCGGAAGGAGGCCAAGGGGCCCCAGGTGATCATCTCCAGGACCCATCCCGACTTCCTCAAAAAACTCTTCGAGCTCGAGGTGCCCGAGGTCTACGAGGGGATTGTGGAGATAAAGGCCTGCTCGCGCGAGCCCGGCGACAGGGCCAAGATAGCGGTCGCCTCCAACAATCCCGACGTCGACCCCGTCGGCGCCTGCGTGGGCATACGGGGCTCGCGCGTGCAGGCCGTCGTCCAGGAGCTCAAGGGCGAGAAGATAGACATCGTCCACTGGTCCGACGAGCCGGCCGTCTTCGCAAAGAACATCCTCTCCCCCGCGCAGATCACGAAGGTCATAGTCGACGAGGAGGAGAAGGCCCTCGAGGTGATAGTGCCCGAGGACCAGCTCTCCCTCGCCATAGGCAAGCGGGGGCAGAACGTGAGGCTCGCGGCCAAGCTGACGGGCTGGAAGATAGACATACGCACCGAGGAGGAGGCGAGGGCCGGCGAGGCGCTTACGCCCGAGGAGGCGCTGCGTCTCGAGGTGGAGGCCCACATGGCCCAGAGCATGGCCGCCGAAGCCGCGAGCGCCGAAGCCGCGAGCGCCGAAGCCGGGACGGTGGAGGCGGCGCCCCCTGAAGCCGGGGCCGCCGCGGGCGGGGCCGAGGAGAGCCCAGAGACGGCGGCCGGCGCGCAGAGCGGGGCCGCTGCGGCCGCCGAGGGGGCCGAAGAGGCCGGCGACGGCGCGGAGGGCGCGCAGAACCAGGCCCCTTCCCGGCCGGACGAGCTCGCCGCCCTCGGCATAGGCGACGAGGCGGCGGCGGCGCTGAGGGAGGCCGGTTTCACCACCGTGGAGAGCCTCGCCGGCGCCGAGATCGACGTGCTCGGCGAGATCGAGGGGCTCGACGCCGAGGCGCTCGACAGGATAAGGGCCGCCATAGAGGAGTACAGGGGCAGGGCCTGATGCCCACGAGGACCTGTGTCGGCTGCAGGCGCGCAAGACCGGCCGGAGAGCTCGTAAGGCTTGCGGCCTCCGGCGGAGTGCTCGCCGTCGACAGGCACGGAAGATTGGGCGGACGGGGGGTCTATCTCTGTCCCGACCCTTCGTGCGTGCGCGCCGCTCTCAGGCGCAGGGGGCTCTTCAGCGCCGCTCTCAGGCGCAGGGTGGCCGTGCCGGACGCCGACACTCTGGTGGCGGCCGTCGTCGGCGGCGCGGAGGCCGCGCCCCGTGAAACGACCATGCCCTGCGGCCGTGCGGCGGGGGAGAAATAACGAATACACTCGAGGACGAACCGGGACGGACATGACGGAAAAGGAAAAACAGGAAGCAGCCGAGACCATCGAGGAGAAGCGGATAAAGCCCTCCGTCATAAGGCGCAGGCGCACGAGAAAGGTGGTCGCGCCGGAGGAGGAAAAGGCCGCCGAAAAGGGCGCTGCGCCGGCCGGGACCGCCGGTGCCGAGGCGGAGACCGCAGCGGCCGGGGGTACGCCGGAGCGGCCCGAGACCACGCCCGCGCCGCCGTCCGCCCCGGCCCCAGGCCAGCAGCCCGAGCCCGCCAAGGCGCAAGGCCCCTCGACGGAAAAGGAGGCTCAGGCCGCTACGGCGACGGAGGCCGCCGCCGAGCCTGCCGCAACGGAGGAGGCGCGGCCCGCCGCAAGAAAGCCCGCCGTCAGGCCGGCCCCAACGGAAAAGGGCGCCCCTCCCGCCGGAGTCAGGGCGGCCAGGCCCCGGCCCGAGGCCGGGAGGCCCCAGAAAAAGGAGCCCGTCCGCAAAAAAGAGGTCAAGTTCTTCGAGAAGGCCGTCGAACAGCCGCGCAGGACCTTCCCCCAGCAGCCCTTCAAGAAGGGCAAGGGCAAGCCCCGGGGCAAGCGCGCGGCCGACAGGGCCGAGAGGCCCCAGGGCCGCAGGGGGCAGCAGATCCACCACGCCAGACCGCTCAAGAAGACGGAGATCACCGTACCCAAGGGCGCCAAGCGCATAATAAAGGTCGTAGACGCCATAAGTGTCGCCGACCTCTCGCAGCGTATCGGCGTCAAGGCCGGGGAGATCATAAAAAAGCTCATGTCGCTTGGCGTGATGGCGACGGTCAACCAGTTCATAGACGTCGACTCGGCCGCCGTCGTGGCCGCCGAGTTCGGCTTCGAGGTCGAGAACGCCGCCGTGCAGGAGGAGGAGCTCACCGGTTTCGCCCCGGCCGGCGAGGAGGAGGCCGAAAAGGTGCCGAGGGCGCCGGTGGTGACCGTCATGGGACACGTCGACCACGGCAAGACGAGCCTGCTCGACGCCATAAGGGAGACCGACACCGTAAGCGGCGAGGCCGGCGGCATAACCCAGCACATAGGCGCCTATCACGTCCACCTCGACAGGGGCGACATCACCTTCCTCGACACACCGGGACACGAGGCCTTCACAACCATGAGGGCCCGCGGCGCCAAGGTGACGGACCTCGTTGTGCTCGTCGTGGCTGCAAACGACGGCGTCATGCCCCAGACCGTGGAGGCCATAAACCACGCCAGGGCCGCCGGCGTGCCACTGATAGTGGCCATAAACAAGATAGACCTGCCCGACGCGGACCCCGAAAAGCTCAAACAGAAGCTCACCGAGTACGACCTCGTCCCCGAGGAGTGGGGCGGCGATACCCTGTTCTGCGAGATATCGGCCAAGAAGCGCATCAATATAAAGGAACTGCTCGAGCTCATAATCCTCCAGTCCGAGATGCTCGAGCTTAAGGCCGTCAAGGACGCGCCCGCCCGCGGCGTCGTCGTCGAGGCGAAGCTCGACAAGGGGCGCGGCCCCGTCTCGACGGTCCTCATCCAGAGCGGCACGCTTCGCACGGGCGACGCCTTCGTCACGGGCGTCAACTACGGCCGCGTGCGGGCCATGATAAACGACAGGGGAAAGCGCATCGCCGAGGCCGGGCCGTCGGTGCCGGTGGAGATACTCGGCATATCGGGCGTGCCCCAGGCGGGCGACACCTTCATCGTCGTCAAGGACGAGGCCACGGCCAAGCAGGTGGCGGCCATAAGGCAGCGCAAGGCGCAGGAAAAGGAGCTTCTGAAGACCGCCAAGGTGAGCCTGTCGGACCTCTACGAGAAGATAAGCCAGGGCGAGGTCAAGGAGCTCAACCTCATAATCAAGGCCGACGTCCACGGCTCCATCGAGGCCGTCAAGGACGCGCTCGACAAGCTGCCGAGCAAGGCCATAAAGCTCAACGTCATACACGGCGCCGTGGGCGGCATCAACGAGGGCGACGTCATGCTCGCCGCCGCCTCCAACGCCATCATCGTCGGCTTCAACGTGAGACCCGAACCCAAGGCCCAGGCGCTGGCCGACAGGGAAAAGGTCGACATGCGCCTCTACAACGTCATCTACGACCTCGTCGACGACGTGCGCAACGCCATGGAGGGCATGCTCGAGCCCGTCATGCGCGAAGAGGTGCTCGGCTCCGCCGAGGTGCGTGACGTGATAAGGATATCCAGGGTCGGCAACGTGGCCGGTTGCTACGTGCGCGACGGCAAGATCATGCGCACCGCCCACGTGCGCCTCATCCGCGACAACGTGGTCATCTACGACGGCAAGATAGCCTCGCTCAAGAGGTTCAAGGAGGACGTGAGGGAGGTCGCCTCGGGCTACGAGTGCGGCATCCTCATAGATGGCTACAACGACGTGAAGGTGGGCGACACCATCGAGGCCTACATACTGAAGGAAGAGGCCGCAACGCTGTAACGGCGGCGCTCCCGCCCCCAACAGGCCGGAAGGCCCCCCTTATCACAGGCATATCTCTCGCACATGGTGGTCGCCATCCTGAGACTGAGGCTCATCATCCACGGCAGCCGTTCGCTCAAGGGCAAGCGCCAGGTTGTGAAGGCCGTCACCGCCAGGGTCAGAAACCGCTTCAACGTCTCGGTGGCCGAGGTGGGCGACCACGACCTCTGGCAGAGCGCCGTCATCGGTGTGGCCGCCGTGGGCGTGGACAGGGCCGTGGTCAACTCCCTGGCCGACAGGATCGTCGACTTCGTGGAGACCGCCGGCGGGGCCGAGCTGGCCGACCACCGGATGGAGATAGTCAACTGTTGAAGGTATAGCCCATGAGCCTGTCGTACAGTCGCGCCGAGAGGGTCGGCGACCTCATAAAAAAGGAGATCGCCGAGCTGCTCCAGCACGGAGACATAAAGGACCCGCGGGTCGGTTTCGTAACCATCACGCGGGTCAAGATGAGCAGGGACCTCAAGCTCGCCCATGTCTTCTTCTCCATGCTCGGCGACGACGAGCAGCAGAGGAGACGCAGCCGCGAGGGGCTCATGAGCGCCTGCGGCTTCATAAGGCGCCGCCTGGCCAAGAGCCTGGACCTCAAGCACATACCGGTGGTGGACTTTCTCTTCGACGACTCCATCGAGTACGGCAGCCGCATAGAACGCATACTGCGCGACATCAGGGAGGACGATGAAGAAGGACGCTGAGAGGTTCGGCGAGGTCATGGAGGTCATAAGGCGGGGAGGCCGTTTCCTCGTGACCTCCCACGTAAGCCCCGAGGGCGACGCCCTGGGCTCGCTCTTCGGCCTGACGGCGGCGTTGAGGGAAGGGGGCTTCCACGTGACGGCCTACCTCGAGGACCCGGTGCCGGAGGTATACCGCTTTCTGCCCGGGGCCGACGGTGTCGTCCACGAGCTTTCGGGTCTCGGCCCCTTCGACGCCACCTTCGCCGTCGACTGCGGCGCCAAGGAGAGGATAGGCGAACTCTTCTGCGCCTTCGACGGGGCCGGCACGCTCGTCAACCTCGATCACCATGCAGGCAACGACCGTTTCGGCGACATAAACGTCGTGGTGCCCGGCGCGTCGTCGGCTGGCGAGGTGGTCTACGATCTCATCCGGGCGGCCTCGCTTCCGCTATCGAGGGATACGGCCGTCAACCTCTACGTCGCCATACTTACCGATACCGGTTCGTTCCGCTACAGCTCGTCCACGCCCGAGGCCTTCGGGAAGGCCGGCGAGCTCGTGGCGCTGGGCGCAAGCCCGTGGGACGTGTCGGTCCGCGTCTACGAGAGCCAGCCCCTGAAGAAGTACAAGCTCCTGGCCAGGGCGCTCGATACGCTCGAGCTCGTCGATGAGCCGCCCTTTTCCTCGAGGGTCGCCTCGCTCTACGTGACCCTGGACGCGCTCGCCGAGCTCGGCGCCGACGCCGAGCTCACCGACGGCTTCGTCAACTACGCCCGCGGCCTCGCTGGCGTGGAGGTGGGCGTCTTCTTCAGGGAGGCCCGTCCCGGCCTCTTCAAGATCAGTATGCGCTCCAAGGGCGCGGTGGACGTATCGGCCGTGGCCGGCCGCTTCGGCGGAGGCGGCCACCGCAACGCGGCCGGCTGCTTCATCGACGGCGACGTCGAGGGGGTGAGAAAGAGGCTCTTCGGCGCGCTGGCCGCCGCCTTCGAGGAGCCGGCGTATGCGGGCCGGGAGAGGAGAGGCGGACGGTGATGGCCGTGCCCGACGGCGTGCTCGTCATCGACAAGCCCGCCGGCCCGACCTCACACGATGTGGTGAGCGGCGTCAAGAAGGCGCTCGGAGCGGGAAAGGTCGGCCACCTCGGAACACTCGATCCCTCGGCCACCGGCGTGCTGCCCCTCGTCGTAAACGGCGCCACGCGGTGCGCGCGCTTTCTCGAGGGCGACGTGAAGGAGTACGTCGTCACCATGCGGATCGGCTGCGAGACCGACACGGACGATGCCGACGGCGAGGTCGTCTCCCGCGGCGACTGGTCGGCCGTCACGGCCGGCGACGTAACGGCCGCCCTCGGCCGCTTCGTGGGGGTCGTCGAACAGGTGCCGCCCATGTACTCGGCCGTGAAGCACGGGGGAACGCCGCTGTACAAGCTCGCCCGGCGCGGGCGCGAGGTGGAGCGTAAGCCGAGGCGCGTGCGGGTCTTCGAGCTCGAGGTCGAGAGGGTCGAGCTGCCGGACGTGGAGTTCCGGCTGCGTTGCTCGAAGGGGACCTACGTGCGCAGCATATGCCGCGACGCGGGACGCATCGTCGGCTGCGGCGCCCACATGAGGGCGCTGCGCCGCACGAGAAGCGGCGAGTTCACCTTGGACGAGGCCGTCTCCCCGGACGCCGCCCCCAGTCTCCTCGCCTCGGCCTTGATTCCGCTGGAGCGGGCGTTGCGCCGCACCATGAAGGGGGCGAGGGACGTGGTCGTCGACGCCGAGGCGGCCAGGGCCATCAGCATGGGCGCCGCGCCCAGGGAGGGCCTGTCGTCTTTTTCCTCTTCCCTTGCCGCCGGAGAGATGGTAAGATTTGTCCACGGCGGCAGGCTCCTGGCCCTGGGGCGCTACAGCGGCGCAGGGGTCTTCAGGCTCGAAAGGGTGCTCGTCGCCCCGGCCCGAGGCGCGGGACGCGGCGGCCGCTGACGTGCACGGCGTGGCGCGCAGGGACCGTGAGCCTGGAGAAGACCTTCCGAAGAAGCGGGGGCGTGGCGCGCAGGGGGGCGCAGGGGGGCCGCAAGGGGGCGCAGGCTTGCGTCTCGTCAGGGCTCGCAGGTTGTCCGTAATATGACGGCGCGGCCCGGGGGAACGGGCCGCAAGGGCGTAAAAAATCCCGCCTGCGGCGCGGCCCGATCCCCGGGGCCGCGCCGCAGGCGGCGGGCGTGGGGGGAATCCCCCGGACTTCTTCTTTGGGCTGAGGGCCCCCGTCTGCTTCGGCGAACGCAGGGACCGGCGCCGCTCGAGGAGCATGGAAAGTCTCTGGAGAGGGGATGGGGGGAGGCCGCGGGGTCTTCCCCGCTCGGCAGGCAAGGGAAGACTTCTTACCGTTGAAAGGAGGAGAGAAGTTAGATGTTGACAGGCGAGAGGAAGCAGGAGCTCATAAAGGACTTCAAGACCCATGAGAGGGATACGGGGTCGCCGGAGGTCCAGGTGGCGCTCCTCACCGAGAGGATAACGACGCTGAGCGAGCACCTGAAGGGACACAAGGGCGATCACCACTCGCGCAGGGGGCTGCTCAAGATGGTCGGCAAGCGCAGGCGCCTGCTCGACTACCTCAAGCGCAAGGACGTGGAGCGCTACAAGGGACTCATCAAGAGGCTCGGGCTCAGGCGTTGAGCCGGAAGCTCTCTCCACATAGAGGGGGGCGTGATGCGGCCCGGGGCGCCGGTTCGGGCGTTCGGGGCCTTGGTGCGTCTTTTTGCGGTCAGGCGGCAAGGAAGGAAGAAAAAGCGAAGAGGAGAACCGAGAGATAATGATAAGGCGATACGAGATAGAGTACGGCGGAAGGGCGCTGCATATTGAGATAGGGAAGATGGCCAGACAGTCGCACGGCTCCTGTACGGTGAGGTACGGAGACACGGTGGTGCTGATTACGGCGTGCCGTTCCGGTTCTCCCGTGGAGGGGGCCGACTTCCTGCCGCTTACGGTGAACTATACGGAGATGACCTACGCGGCCGGCAAGATACCGGGCGGTTTCTTCAAGCGCGAGGGCAGGCCCAGCGAAAAGGAGGTCCTCTGCTCGAGGCTCATAGACCGGCCCCTGCGCCCGCTCTTCGCCGACGGCTACGCATACGAGACGCAGGTCATAGCCACGGTCCTGTCGGTGGACCAGGAGAACGACCCCGAGATAGCGGCCCTCATCGGAGCCTCCATCGCGCTCGGCGTTTCGGACATCCCCTTTCTCGGTCCCATCGCGGCCGTGAGGGTGGGCGTCGTCGACGGCGAGCTCGTATGCAACCCGAGCCTCAAGCAGCAGAAGGAGAGCGAGCTCGATTTCATCGTGGCCGGCAACAGCGGCGGCATCATCATGGTCGAGGGCGGGGCCTGGGAGGTCTCCGAGGATCGCGCGCTCGAGGCCCTCGAGTACGCCCACCGCTCCATGCAGGGGCTCATCGAGCTCCAGAGCCAGATCATAAGCGAGGTGGGAAAGACGAAGCTCGAGGTGGAGCCCGAGCGTACAGACCCGGCCCTGGAGGCGAGGGTCAGGGAGGTGGCCTCCGGCAAGCTCGCCGAGGCCCTTGCCGTGCCGACCAAGCTCGAGCGCTACGCGGCCCTCGACGCCGCCAAGAAGGAGGTCGTCGAGGCCCTCTCAGGAGAGTTCGAGGAGATGGAGGCCCAGATAAAGCGGGCCTTCTCGGACCTCAAGTACGAGATGATGCGCCGGCAGGTGCTCGATGAGGGCCGCAGGGTCGACGGCCGCGGC
Coding sequences:
- a CDS encoding DUF503 domain-containing protein gives rise to the protein MVVAILRLRLIIHGSRSLKGKRQVVKAVTARVRNRFNVSVAEVGDHDLWQSAVIGVAAVGVDRAVVNSLADRIVDFVETAGGAELADHRMEIVNC
- the truB gene encoding tRNA pseudouridine(55) synthase TruB; this encodes MAVPDGVLVIDKPAGPTSHDVVSGVKKALGAGKVGHLGTLDPSATGVLPLVVNGATRCARFLEGDVKEYVVTMRIGCETDTDDADGEVVSRGDWSAVTAGDVTAALGRFVGVVEQVPPMYSAVKHGGTPLYKLARRGREVERKPRRVRVFELEVERVELPDVEFRLRCSKGTYVRSICRDAGRIVGCGAHMRALRRTRSGEFTLDEAVSPDAAPSLLASALIPLERALRRTMKGARDVVVDAEAARAISMGAAPREGLSSFSSSLAAGEMVRFVHGGRLLALGRYSGAGVFRLERVLVAPARGAGRGGR
- a CDS encoding translation initiation factor IF-2 is translated as MTEKEKQEAAETIEEKRIKPSVIRRRRTRKVVAPEEEKAAEKGAAPAGTAGAEAETAAAGGTPERPETTPAPPSAPAPGQQPEPAKAQGPSTEKEAQAATATEAAAEPAATEEARPAARKPAVRPAPTEKGAPPAGVRAARPRPEAGRPQKKEPVRKKEVKFFEKAVEQPRRTFPQQPFKKGKGKPRGKRAADRAERPQGRRGQQIHHARPLKKTEITVPKGAKRIIKVVDAISVADLSQRIGVKAGEIIKKLMSLGVMATVNQFIDVDSAAVVAAEFGFEVENAAVQEEELTGFAPAGEEEAEKVPRAPVVTVMGHVDHGKTSLLDAIRETDTVSGEAGGITQHIGAYHVHLDRGDITFLDTPGHEAFTTMRARGAKVTDLVVLVVAANDGVMPQTVEAINHARAAGVPLIVAINKIDLPDADPEKLKQKLTEYDLVPEEWGGDTLFCEISAKKRINIKELLELIILQSEMLELKAVKDAPARGVVVEAKLDKGRGPVSTVLIQSGTLRTGDAFVTGVNYGRVRAMINDRGKRIAEAGPSVPVEILGISGVPQAGDTFIVVKDEATAKQVAAIRQRKAQEKELLKTAKVSLSDLYEKISQGEVKELNLIIKADVHGSIEAVKDALDKLPSKAIKLNVIHGAVGGINEGDVMLAAASNAIIVGFNVRPEPKAQALADREKVDMRLYNVIYDLVDDVRNAMEGMLEPVMREEVLGSAEVRDVIRISRVGNVAGCYVRDGKIMRTAHVRLIRDNVVIYDGKIASLKRFKEDVREVASGYECGILIDGYNDVKVGDTIEAYILKEEAATL
- a CDS encoding bifunctional oligoribonuclease/PAP phosphatase NrnA — translated: MEVIRRGGRFLVTSHVSPEGDALGSLFGLTAALREGGFHVTAYLEDPVPEVYRFLPGADGVVHELSGLGPFDATFAVDCGAKERIGELFCAFDGAGTLVNLDHHAGNDRFGDINVVVPGASSAGEVVYDLIRAASLPLSRDTAVNLYVAILTDTGSFRYSSSTPEAFGKAGELVALGASPWDVSVRVYESQPLKKYKLLARALDTLELVDEPPFSSRVASLYVTLDALAELGADAELTDGFVNYARGLAGVEVGVFFREARPGLFKISMRSKGAVDVSAVAGRFGGGGHRNAAGCFIDGDVEGVRKRLFGALAAAFEEPAYAGRERRGGR
- a CDS encoding YlxR family protein; its protein translation is MPTRTCVGCRRARPAGELVRLAASGGVLAVDRHGRLGGRGVYLCPDPSCVRAALRRRGLFSAALRRRVAVPDADTLVAAVVGGAEAAPRETTMPCGRAAGEK
- the rbfA gene encoding 30S ribosome-binding factor RbfA gives rise to the protein MSYSRAERVGDLIKKEIAELLQHGDIKDPRVGFVTITRVKMSRDLKLAHVFFSMLGDDEQQRRRSREGLMSACGFIRRRLAKSLDLKHIPVVDFLFDDSIEYGSRIERILRDIREDDEEGR
- the nusA gene encoding transcription termination/antitermination protein NusA, with protein sequence MALSLANIIEQVGKDKGIGKEVLIDALESAMLKAAEKRFGATKDIEAHYAEDRGEIELFVFKTVVEEVEDPDLEMTLEEARELDPEAVIGDSIGVKLNASEFGRIDAQTAKQIIIQKVREAERELVYNEYSSKKGEIITGIVQRFEKGDMIVDLGRTEALLPRKEQVRREGYRQGERIRGLVIDVRKEAKGPQVIISRTHPDFLKKLFELEVPEVYEGIVEIKACSREPGDRAKIAVASNNPDVDPVGACVGIRGSRVQAVVQELKGEKIDIVHWSDEPAVFAKNILSPAQITKVIVDEEEKALEVIVPEDQLSLAIGKRGQNVRLAAKLTGWKIDIRTEEEARAGEALTPEEALRLEVEAHMAQSMAAEAASAEAASAEAGTVEAAPPEAGAAAGGAEESPETAAGAQSGAAAAAEGAEEAGDGAEGAQNQAPSRPDELAALGIGDEAAAALREAGFTTVESLAGAEIDVLGEIEGLDAEALDRIRAAIEEYRGRA
- a CDS encoding 30S ribosomal protein S15 is translated as MLTGERKQELIKDFKTHERDTGSPEVQVALLTERITTLSEHLKGHKGDHHSRRGLLKMVGKRRRLLDYLKRKDVERYKGLIKRLGLRR